The following are encoded together in the Ranitomeya imitator isolate aRanImi1 chromosome 4, aRanImi1.pri, whole genome shotgun sequence genome:
- the CAPRIN2 gene encoding caprin-2, with translation MVQLSPSSPAGDGKPHAERGLASLLSTAPPLQVYETYMENGFISLKHKIRNIEKKKVKLEDYRERLRNGENLNPDQLEAVEKYEEVVHNLDFAKELQKVFSSLSQDLLKAQKKSVRREQVQKTEAEKKRLRSVLEVQYLLQAFCQDHVQQDFKDGVNGAMYISSKELDGLSKFAKLVCHKRFPHMSLEDEMDQLSVYLWNLLEGNDKTVAGTNYKSLKDLVARMLDCGYFESVPDPPPEKPVILPEKPLKTETSPVSPTKADDQGVKSNMAGGGESSVVHVKSGPPSLQDQMTPAIRHCEPKIERSPQTTEMPKPVLVMKPWTGATAVKLQEQPKRWQSPLSLLPLTKPWETKSVPQPAVPQPKKCELEAPKERRERMPKPQPEVKVVTLLKDVKMPPVPSVQTAVKRRESPAPISIAHLSSSENGTQPHRVTSQPAAEFCFSPTLPKDPELRKQKLEDLIDEIKGTYNFMQDSMLDFEFPSPRAASPGLVIEVPTVPSETIEGLKDLIVPTEKVSTSPLSTEPSVDPVCPVPSEPEDLPTPVCSPIKVPISPAHKVEVLVSAPVSAPIYVPIAQLPEALPERSPTPVPLQTEPLQSPKTPTNVPLLRPKREGTPLSARSTPTSTHTSPFQGMQAVFKVSPPLPARKEIDIKEEPLYPLEYQQTYSTASTQTLPHGLLDQNSGDLPSFIPEPLVGGHYPGIPPVSNGSMPVYTSTPNLLPRIPQQCMGTRGGILRGTSRGARLMTNGYRCQTSFKGPETYRGTQCPPNGSFGHAPCPGRDYTIAQFIPRDATSHLCHKRGSVAPVSRSTSRSWSDSSQLGNPEMEESFNSTDSGQGDSRSMTPVDVSMSSGQAATILPVHVYPLPQQMRVAFSSARTSNFAPGTLDQPIVFDLLLNNLGDTFDFQVGRFMCPVNGTYVFIFHMLKLAVNVPLYVNLMKNEEVMVSAYANDGAPDHETASNHAVLQLYQGDQIWLRLHRGAIYGSSWKYSTFSGYLLYQD, from the exons ATGGTCCAGCTGTCGCCGTCCAGTCCCGCGGGGGACGGGAAGCCCCATGCTGAGCGTGGTCTGGCCTCGCTGCTGTCCACGGCGCCCCCGCTCCAGGTGTACGAGACGTACATGGAGAATGGCTTCATCAGCCTGAAACACAAGATCCGCAACATTGAGAAGAAGAAG gtaaAACTAGAAGATTACAGAGAACGTCTTAGAAATGGAGAGAATCTGAATCCTGATCAGCTG GAGGCCGTGGAGAAGTACGAGGAGGTTGTTCACAACCTGGATTTTGCTAAAGAGCTACAAAAAGTCTTCTCATCCCTGAGCCAAGAT TTACTTAAGGCTCAGAAGAAATCCGTCAGACGGGAGCAGGTCCAGAAGACTGAGGCGGAGAAGAAGCGTCTGCGCTCGGTGCTGGAGGTCCAGTACTTGTTACAGGCGTTCTGCCAGGATCACGTCCAGCAGGACTTCAAAGATGGCGTGAACGGAGCCATGTACATCTCCTCTAAGGAGCTGGACGGTCTCTCAAAATTCGCCAAACTCGTCTGTCACAAAAGGTTTCCACACATGAG TCTAGAAGACGAGATGGATCAGTTGTCTGTTTATCTGTGGAACCTTCTGGAAGGCAATGATAAGACGGTGGCAGGGACGAACT ATAAGTCCCTGAAGGACCTGGTGGCCCGGATGCTGGACTGTGGATACTTCGAAAGTGTGCCAGATCCTCCACCTGAGAAACCGGTAATCTTACCGGAGAAACCATTGAAAACTGAAACCAGCCCAGTGTCTCCAACTAAAGCAGACGATCAAGGAGTAAAGTCCAACATGGCAGGAGGTGGAG AGTCTTCTGTGGTGCATGTGAAGTCAGGCCCTCCTTCTCTCCAGGATCAAATGACA CCCGCCATCAGGCATTGTGAACCAAAAATCGAGCGCTCTCCTCAAACTACTGAGATGCCGAAACCAGTGCTGGTGATGAAACCCTGGACGGGGGCCACTGCTGTGAAGCTACAAGAACAACCAAAGAGGTGGCAATCTCCATTATCGCTGTTGCCTCTGACAAAGCCCTGGGAGACTAAGAGTGTCCCTCAACCTGCAGTCCCTCAACCAAAGAAATGTGAACTGGAGGCCCCGAAGGAG AGACGTGAGCGGATGCCAAAACCTCAACCGGAAGTAAAAGTTGTGACTCTACTCAAG GATGTGAAGATGCCCCCTGTTCCTAGTGTGCAGACTGCAGTGAAGAGGAGGGAATCCCCTGCACCGATCTCTATCGCCCATCTTTCGTCATCTGAAAACGGCACCCAG CCTCATCGTGTGACCTCCCAACCAGCAGCTGAATTCTGCTTCTCACCAACTCTTCCGAAAGATCCTGAACTGCGTAAACAGAAACTGGAGGATCTCATTGATGAGATCAAAGGCACCTACAACTTCATGCAG GACTCAATGTTGGATTTTGAGTTTCCATCTCCAAGAGCAGCATCACCGGGGCTTGTGATAGAAG TTCCAACGGTGCCATCTGAAACCATAGAGGGTCTGAAGGATCTGATTGTACCAACTGAAAAG GTTTCCACCTCACCACTCTCAACAGAACCATCAGTTGATCCAGTCTGTCCTGTTCCATCTGAACCAGAGGACCTTCCGACACCTGTCTGCTCCCCCATAAAA GTTCCCATCTCACCAGCCCATAAGGTGGAGGTTCTTGTGTCAGCACCTGTGTCAGCACCTATCTATGTCCCAATTGCTCAGCTCCCTGAGGCTCTTCCAGAGAGAAGTCCG ACTCCTGTGCCTCTGCAAACCGAGCCGCTGCAGTCTCCAAAGACTCCGACCAATGTGCCACTTTTGCGGCCTAAACGGGAAGGAACCCCATTATCTGCCAGGAGCACCCCAACATCCACCCACACTTCTCCCTTCCAAGGAATGCAGGCC GTTTTTAAAGTGAGCCCTCCCTTGCCGGCTCGTAAGGAGATAGATATTAAGGAAGAACCATTGTATCCCCTTGAGTATCAGCAGACCTACAGCACTGCGAGTACTCAGACTCTTCCTCATGGCTTACTAGACCAAAACAGTGGAGATCTGCCCTCCTTTATACCAGAGCCGCTAGTAG GTGGTCACTATCCTGGAATCCCACCTGTGAGCAATGGAAGCATGCCGGTCTACACCTCCACCCCCAACCTCCTCCCTCGCATCCCCCAGCAGTGTATGGGCACCAGAGGTGGGATCTTAAGGGGAACCAGCCGCGGAGCCCGGCTCATGACCAACGGCTATCGCTGCCAGACAAGTTTTAAAG GGCCGGAGACCTATAGAGGAACCCAATGTCCCCCTAATGGAAGCTTTGGACATGCTCCCTGCCCTGGGAGAGACTACACAATCGCACAGTTTATACCACGG GATGCCACCTCCCATCTGTGCCATAAGCGAGGATCTGTCGCTCCGGTCAGCCGCTCCACCTCAAGAA GTTGGAGTGATTCATCCCAGCTTGGGAACCCAGAAATGGAAGAAAGCTTCAACAGTACAGACTCCGGACAGGGGGACTCGCGTAGCATGACGCCAGTAGATGTGTCCATGAGCAGCGGCCAAGCTGCCACCATACTGCCGGTCCATGTCTATCCTCTTCCTCAGCAGATGAGGGTAGCTTTCTCCTCAGCCAGAACATCTAATTTTGCTCCTGGGACACTTGACCAACCAATCGTGTTTGACCTCTTGCTCAACAATCTGGGCGATACCTTCGACTTCCAGGTCGGGCGTTTCATGTGTCCAGTTAACGGCACCTACGTGTTTATATTCCACATGTTAAAACTTGCTGTGAATGTCCCGCTGTACGTCAACTTGATGAAGAATGAGGAGGTAATGGTGTCTGCCTACGCCAACGATGGAGCTCCTGACCACGAGACTGCCAGCAACCACGCTGTCCTGCAACTTTACCAGGGTGACCAGATCTGGCTGCGGCTGCACCGAGGAGCCATTTATGGCAGCAGCTGGAAGTACTCCACTTTCTCTGGGTATTTACTGTATCAGGATTGA
- the LOC138674410 gene encoding hepatitis A virus cellular receptor 1 homolog translates to MVHQDLLTVGLILLLHPDFVGSDKVQTYGGIMRLPCTYTVHRGTNSVCWGRGLCPMFGCNNVIINTDGDKVTWRKSAKYQILGNIEQGDVTLSIIGATEEDAGAYCCRVEIPGLFNDIKRNINVNTEHVEEEADHEDDDMNGPRVALVFVPLEPEMSHPKVIPSETEEPTPPTEEKTTTPCETAVMTSKVFPIVTERSFITFIRVTIICSLAFVPLLIYRCIIKERQQRKPQTPNPTFITSTMRYSCDWDHPELVYFRSHTLNL, encoded by the exons ATGGTGCACCAGGACCTCCTCACTGTTGGACTGATCCTCCTGCTTCACCCAG ATTTCGTAGGATCAGACAAGGTACAgacatatggcggtattatgaggcTCCCCTGCACGTATACGGTACACAGGGGGACGAACAGCGTCTGCTGGGGGCGAGGACTCTGCCCAATGTTTGGGTGTAATAATGTGATCATCAACACCGATGGTGACAAAGTGACCTGGAGAAAATCCGCCAAATACCAGATATTGGGGAATATAGAACAGGGGGACGTGACCCTCTCTATCATCGGGGCGACGGAGGAGGATGCAGGGGCGTACTGCTGCCGAGTGGAGATCCCCGGGCTATTCAATGACATAAAGCGCAACATAAATGTGAATACAG AGCATGTGGAAGAAGAAGCTGATCATGAAGATGATGATATGAATGGTCCTCGGGTTGCTTTGGTCTTTGTTCCTCTAGAACCTGAAATGTCTCACCCTAAAGTGATTCCTTCAGAAACTGAG GAACCTACACCTCCTACAGAGGAGAAGACCACAACACCCTGTGAAACAGCTGTAATGACAAGCAAGGTGTTTCCA ATTGTGACTGAGAGAAGCTTCATCACCTTTATAAGAGTCACCATTATCTGCTCCTTGGCCTTTGTGCCACTTCTCATCTACAGAT GTATCATAAAAGAAAGGCAGCAAAGGAAACCCCAAACTCCTAACCCGACGTTCATCACCTCCACAATGAGATATTCATGTGATTGGGATCATCCTGAACTTGTTTATTTTCGTTCACATACTTTAAACCTATGA